In Ostrea edulis chromosome 4, xbOstEdul1.1, whole genome shotgun sequence, a single window of DNA contains:
- the LOC125671723 gene encoding growth arrest and DNA damage-inducible protein GADD45 alpha-like isoform X2, whose amino-acid sequence MTITDLLASKMAHKDRCYMTKIGEAVKDVVSMAAIDRRLVLGAMPSAEFLGEEADNVALCLLLENKSDDVLISIQHKLVEAYCWENDIPLLKVDSEDKVRHILASKGEQNNNEPDDLSCILVKNADKMSSSESMLADFFDYIMKNEIEPFPVITLPE is encoded by the exons ATGACTATTACGGATTTACTTGCATCAAAAATGGCTCATAAGGACAG ATGTTACATGACCAAAATCGGCGAGGCCGTGAAAGACGTCGTCAGCATGGCTGCAATAGACAGAAGACTGGTTCTTGGGGCCATGCCTAGCGCTGAGTTCCTCGGCGAGGAGGCTGACAACGTGGCTCTTTGTCTCCTGCTAGAGAACAAATCGGATGACGTCCTCATCAGCATTCAACACAAACTGGTAGAGGCCTACTGTTGGGAAAATGATATTCCTCTGCTGAAAGTGGACAGCGAGGACAAAGTCCGCCACATCCTGGCGTCTAAGGGTGAACAGAACAACAACGAACCCGATGACCTGTCTTGCATACTTGTTAAG AATGCAGACAAAATGTCATCATCCGAATCGATGCTGGCAGACTTCTTCGATTACATCATGAAGAACGAAATCGAACCTTTCCCTGTGATAACCTTGCCGGAGTGA
- the LOC125671723 gene encoding uncharacterized protein LOC125671723 isoform X1: MTITDLLASKMAHKDRCYMTKIGEAVKDVVSMAAIDRRLVLGAMPSAEFLGEEADNVALCLLLENKSDDVLISIQHKLVEAYCWENDIPLLKVDSEDKVRHILASKGEQNNNEPDDLSCILVKVRLLFKLHSSNRTHLKYHLRMFGILEQNSYVFSSLSFQNADKMSSSESMLADFFDYIMKNEIEPFPVITLPE; encoded by the exons ATGACTATTACGGATTTACTTGCATCAAAAATGGCTCATAAGGACAG ATGTTACATGACCAAAATCGGCGAGGCCGTGAAAGACGTCGTCAGCATGGCTGCAATAGACAGAAGACTGGTTCTTGGGGCCATGCCTAGCGCTGAGTTCCTCGGCGAGGAGGCTGACAACGTGGCTCTTTGTCTCCTGCTAGAGAACAAATCGGATGACGTCCTCATCAGCATTCAACACAAACTGGTAGAGGCCTACTGTTGGGAAAATGATATTCCTCTGCTGAAAGTGGACAGCGAGGACAAAGTCCGCCACATCCTGGCGTCTAAGGGTGAACAGAACAACAACGAACCCGATGACCTGTCTTGCATACTTGTTAAGGTACGTTTACTATTTAAATTGCACAGCTCTAATCGCACCCATTTGAAATACCATCTACGAATGTTCGGAATTCTGGAGCAAAATTCTTATGTGTTTTCCTCTTTGTCTTTTCAGAATGCAGACAAAATGTCATCATCCGAATCGATGCTGGCAGACTTCTTCGATTACATCATGAAGAACGAAATCGAACCTTTCCCTGTGATAACCTTGCCGGAGTGA